The following nucleotide sequence is from Lacinutrix sp. Hel_I_90.
TATATTGTTGTTTCATGGGATTGATAAAACTGGCGAAACGCGCTATAACAGTCGTTTTATCTCTAAAACTTTCTTTGAGGAATTTATCAAATATATCACGACACATTACAATGTTATTTCGTTAGATGATTTCTATAAGAAAAAATTCAAAAAAAATATATTAAATGTCGCACTTACGTTTGACGATGGCTATTTAAATAATTATGTCTACGCCATCCCTATTTTAGAAAAATATAATGTTCATGCATCCTTTTATATTACAACAGTTCATGAAAAAACACCCTATTTATGGCCGGATTTTCTAGATTTAGTCTCATTTCATACAGAGAAAGAACAAGTTGTTTTTGAAAGAAATCTGTATCAAAAAAGTATAAAAAATGAGTTTATTTGGAATGGTGTTTCTCTAAAAAATGCTGCTAAAGTATTACCTTACGATGTGTTAAAATTGATTTATACTGTTTTTAAAAGCGACTGGAATGCCTTACCACCAGAAGACTACAAAGAGTATTGGAAACTTATGACAGAAGAACAAATCATGGAAATTGCAAAGAATCCATTATTTACCATTGGCGCGCATGGCGAAACACACGTAAGCCTAATAGATATTCCTTTCGAAGAAGCAAAACGCGAAGTTTTAGCCAGCAAACAAAAACTCGAAACAATTTGCAAACAACCAATTACTGAATTTGCATTCCCGTTTGGTTTTTATAATAAAGAAATTGCTGAGTATTGTAAGGAAATTGGTTTTGAACGCTTACTATTAGTGGACTATAACACAAAAGAAGATACCAAAAATGAAGCTTGGAAAAATCGGTTTGTAATGAA
It contains:
- a CDS encoding polysaccharide deacetylase family protein, encoding MDIISNSIGMIWIRIKYRLGLLYKISLFKLGFGRLLLKNRYGERILLFHGIDKTGETRYNSRFISKTFFEEFIKYITTHYNVISLDDFYKKKFKKNILNVALTFDDGYLNNYVYAIPILEKYNVHASFYITTVHEKTPYLWPDFLDLVSFHTEKEQVVFERNLYQKSIKNEFIWNGVSLKNAAKVLPYDVLKLIYTVFKSDWNALPPEDYKEYWKLMTEEQIMEIAKNPLFTIGAHGETHVSLIDIPFEEAKREVLASKQKLETICKQPITEFAFPFGFYNKEIAEYCKEIGFERLLLVDYNTKEDTKNEAWKNRFVMNPYISLEQQLAYLLKGSYF